The following proteins are encoded in a genomic region of Phaeodactylum tricornutum CCAP 1055/1 chromosome 1, whole genome shotgun sequence:
- a CDS encoding predicted protein, with protein sequence MRICMRSQSYSSLVVASMVVCTAAFQTSVVSVRRHSPLSSTIDGVDRSEAVAKLERAAELSDFLAQAYEDKVKAIETVEKQNQAEIDALKAQIESLQSQSSGAASKPSAPPKITGDLAKLSNDDLKKKLQEYEEFMAKTMADADPSIKAAIQKKQAEAAQQQQQQQQQSSTTTTATAGATTSGTGGVLGTEDLLSVGAVSALTAVATSVILDNTRRQSFGSIVAGVSAPLVAGNSAPEPTETPAPAPATVAPPAPVVVDLSQFETTMAKVQQAFPGAATNDQLVAKTKSALSRFGFGSNSLVATSFCSDEVNRPLETDFAKEFKDTFSLGGLAGFPFSGVTGFGAMAKHIPDGGSCLVVYGPHVGVDLDGNVGTVNRRGREKGGTCCGSAVAAAGYISKVFNGEADPAPAVPESSMDAQQLYVGNMLLPYAERIGNAQDAMVELPYATYEPLDDLMQKIVAKGCGKVGGDGKIALLGGLQINTPAGCPDYFLPLRFEVRDNQNNVLDNLLYEKRALF encoded by the exons ATGAGGATTTGCATGCGCAGTCAGAGTTACTCGTCGCTCGTGGTGGCTAGTATGGTAGTGTGTACGGCGGCGTTCCAGACGTCCGTCGTTTCGGTCCGCCGTCATTCGCCGCTGTCTTCGACGATTGACGGTGTGGATCGGAGCGAAGCGGTAGCCAAGTTGGAACGCGCCGCGGAGCTATCGGACTTTCTCGCGCAAGCCTACGAAGACAAGGTCAAGGCCATCGAGACGGTGGAGAAGCAGAATCAAGCCGAGATCGACGCCTTGAAAGCGCAGATCGAATCGCTCCAGTCGCAGTCCAGCGGAGCAGCGTCCAAGCCCAGCGCTCCGCCCAAGATCACCGGAGATCTCGCCAAACTATCCAACGATGacttgaagaagaaacttCAGGAGTACGAAGAGTTCATGGCCAAAACTATGGCCGATGCCGATCCCTCCATCAAGGCCGCGATACAGAAGAAGCAAGCCGAAGCCgcacaacagcagcaacaacaacaacaacagtcgTCCACCACTACCACAGCGACTGCTGGAGCGACTACCAGTGGCACTGGTGGTGTCTTGGGTACCGAGGATCTGCTTTCGGTGGGTGCCGTTTCGGCACTCACCGCCGTCGCGACTTCGGTCATTCTCGACAACACGCGTCGCCAGAGTTTTGGTAGTATCGTGGCCGGTGTCAGTGCGCCTCTCGTCGCCGGAAATTCGGCACCCGAACCCACAGAAACTCCAGCTCCAGCTCCCGCAACCGTCGCTCCCCCGGCACCCGTGGTGGTCGATTTGTCCCAGTTTGAG ACCACCATGGCCAAAGTACAACAAGCCTTTCCCGGAGCCGCCACCAACGACCAGCTCGTGGCCAAGACCAAAAGTGCACTCTCTCGATTTGGATTCGGTTCCAATTCACTAGTCGCTACTTCCTTTTGCAGCGACGAAGTCAACCGTCCCCTCGAGACAGACTTTGCCAAGGAATTCAAGGACACCTTCAGTCTCGGAGGCCTCGCCGGGTTCCCCTTTTCGGGAGTCACCGGGTTCGGTGCCATGGCCAAACACATACCCGACGGTGGCTCCTGCCTCGTCGTCTACGGACCCCACGTCGGAGTCGATCTAGACGGCAACGTCGGAACCGTCAACCGACGAGGCCGCGAAAAGGGAGGAACTTGCTGCGGCAgcgccgtcgccgccgccgggTACATCAGCAAAGTTTTCAATGGCGAAGCCGATCCGGCTCCCGCCGTCCCGGAAAGTTCCATGGACGCCCAACAACTCTACGTCGGAAACATGCTCCTGCCCTACGCCGAACGCATCGGTAACGCCCAGGACGCCATGGTCGAACTACCCTACGCTACCTACGAACCCCTCGACGATCTTATGCAGAAGATTGTGGCCAAGGGATGCGGCAAGGTCGGCGGCGACGGTAAAATTGCCCTGCTCGGAGGCTTGCAAATTAATACCCCTGCCGGGTGCCCCGACTACTTTTTGCCCTTGCGCTTCGAAGTCCGGGACAATCAAAACAACGTTCTGGACAATCTACTGTACGAAAAGCGAGCGTTGTTCTAA
- a CDS encoding predicted protein: MHPRTLHKAFPDALTNAELVAMVSKRLSQFGYHKYNTLLATSLCSDEVTRPLEQDFGEVYGKHFTMGGLAGFPFGGLTGFGAMAGHIPDGGSCLLIYGSHVGVSWEGKWGTVARRGREKGGACCGSAVAAAQAVTQAYQATLDESSSSSSSSATSTPVYRYSNDPLDAQQGYVRDMLRPYAATLSEAEDVMVTLPVSVYDAQQKLVTRILDEGSNHIDGDGQIAVVGGIQINTPKEMSDFFVVRRFCIRDSSGNMVENFMPLTAGRE, encoded by the exons ATGCATCCTCGAACGCTGCAC AAGGCCTTTCCGGACGCCTTAACGAACGCGGAActcgtcgccatggtcagCAAGCGACTTTCCCAGTTTGGATACCACAAGTACAACACGCTCTTGGCCACTTCCTTGTGTAGTGACGAAGTGACGCGTCCGCTGGAACAAGACTTCGGCGAAGTGTACGGCAAGCACTTTACCATGGGCGGTTTGGCCGGTTTTCCGTTCGGTGGGTTGACGGGATTCGGTGCCATGGCTGGCCACATTCCGGACGGCGGCTCGTGTTTATTGATTTACGGGTCGCACGTCGGAGTGAGTTGGGAAGGAAAGTGGGGAACGGTGGCTCGACGGGGTCGAGAAAAGGGTGGAGCGTGTTGTGGAAgtgccgtggcggcggcgcaGGCCGTGACGCAGGCCTATCAAGCCACTCTCGACGagtcgtcatcatcgtcgtcgtccagcgCTACTAGTACGCCGGTCTACCGTTACAGCAACGACCCTTTGGACGCGCAACAAGGGTACGTGCGGGATATGCTGCGTCCGTACGCGGCGACTTTATCGGAAGCGGAGGACGTGATGGTGACGTTACCGGTATCCGTGTACGACGCCCAACAAAAGCTGGTGACGCGTATTCTGGACGAAGGCAGCAACCACATTGACGGGGATGGGCAGATCGCCGTGGTGGGTGGCATTCAAATCAACACTCCGAAGGAAATGTCGGATTTCTTCGTGGTCCGTCGGTTTTGTATTCGTGACAGTTCGGGCAATATGGTGGAGAATTTCATGCCGCTCACGGCAGGTAGGGAAtga